Proteins encoded in a region of the Ptychodera flava strain L36383 chromosome 4, AS_Pfla_20210202, whole genome shotgun sequence genome:
- the LOC139130795 gene encoding uncharacterized protein C8orf48 homolog: MTESDFEELTDIRTLIDVHSVSTDDESTDERTGLPRTYKSDSFSDTSKDSTIDSRDFLASPLRPDSRSARFEKIYYVSETDVSEQQREYTEESFEAVSVSERSSLASQTESQLGYSDESWEEENPSSDSEDERAAIAKAFEEEFIQVKLHHLRTSSPRQIQHSAEPVFLKKTKTKQTSAAKQFCKKKLQILRTPEIKPARMAQDYSEPKPKEDKYDSMEIDRRLIERLKLTNIMEKMHKAANIELHDPKKCHICCIAREYNTEQSFIKTKTALAERKAMDLKVEKYLSNHDSITLIGDLAKTLPKPTEDPQQIWQKMMQGIS; the protein is encoded by the exons ATGACAGAGAGTGACTTTGAAGAATTGACAGACATAAGAACACTCATTGATGTCCATTCAGTATCCACAGACGATGAG AGTACAGATGAAAGGACAGGTCTACCAAGGACATACAAATCAGATTCATTCTCAGACACAAGCAAAG ATTCAACCATAGATTCTAGAGATTTCCTTGCAAGTCCCTTACGTCCAGACTCACGAAGTGCCAGGTTTGAAAAAATCTACTATGTGAGTGAAACTGATGTCTCGGAGCAGCAGAGAGAGTATACAGAAGAGAGTTTTGAAGCAGTGTCTGTTAGTGAACGCAGTAGTCTGGCAAGTCAAACAGAAAGTCAGTTGGGGTATTCTGATGAAAGCTGGGAAGAAGAGAATCCTAGTTCT GACTCAGAAGATGAAAGAGCAGCGATTGCAAAAGCTTTTGAAGAAGAATTCATCCAAGTGAAACTACATCATCTGAGGACGTCATCTCCTCGACAAATTCAACACAGTGCTGAACCAGTGTTCCTCAAGAAAACTAAGACAAAACAAACCTCTGCTGCAAAAcaattttgcaagaaaaagttacaaattctGAGGACACCAGAAATAAAACCAG CAAGGATGGCCCAAGATTATTCTGAACCCAAACCAAAGGAAGACAAGTATGATAGCATGGAAATTGATAGAAGACTTATAGAGAGATTGAAACTCACCAATATCAtggaaaaaatgcacaag GCTGCAAACATTGAACTTCATGACCCTAAGAAATGTCACATTTGCTG TATTGCCAGGGAatataacacagaacagagctTTATCAAGACAAAGACAGCACTAGCAGAAAGAAAGGCAATGGATCTGAAGGTTGAAAAATATCTCAGCAATCAT GATTCGATAACACTGATTGGTGATCTAGCGAAGACTCTACCGAAACCAACGGAAGACCCACAACAGATATGGCAAAAAATGATGCAGGGAATATCATAA